The genome window CCGAATCTTGGCAAAAAGCCTTTACAGACGACAGAGATACTATTTTTGGTAAAAAAGTAAAAGCAGTCGTTTACAGAACTGAGTTCAATTTGCCGGCAAACTATAACGAAACGGAAATTAATTTGTTCTATAACAGTCTTGGGAAAAAACAATCCATTTTTATTAACGGAAATAAAATCAGCAATGAAATTCCAGAAAACAAAAAAGGAGATTCATTTGTATTGGACAAAAAAATCCTGCATTCAGGCAAAAACACCATTGCAATTATCACCCAGCCTTTATTGAAAAAATACAAATGGGATGTTGTCAATCAAAACCCGGGAACGATCCAGATTATTACCAAAGCCGAAAATTACAAGCGTAAATTATTCAATGGTTTGGCACAGGTAATTGTCCAAACAACCGGGGAAGCAGGAGAAATTACGTTAACAGCAGTCAGTAAAGGCTTGAAGAATGCTGAAATAAAAATAAATGCAATAAATAATTAATAGAATGTGGGCGTGCCCTCACCAAAAAAATGGAGAACAAGATCATATAGTTTTAAAAAAAAACCGCAAAATCTGCAAGATCTGCGTGCCAAACAAAAAAATAAACATCTGTACAAGAATACCACTGCAATAACAAAATATAAAAAAATGAAAAAATCACTTCTCTGCTTACTTTTAAACTGCATTGCAATTCAAGGCTTCTCCCAAGGAAATGTCTATAAACAAGGAACCGGAAAATTCGAAGGTTTGGCCATGACACCGCCAATGGGCTGGAACTCCTGGAATACTTTTGAAACTAACATCGATGAAAAACTCATAAAAGAAACCGCAGATATTATGGTTTCTACCGGAATGGCAGCTGCGGGTTACAACTACATTGTTCTTGACGATGGCTGGATGACAAAGGAAAGAGATAAAGATGGAAATTTAGTTCCCGACCCAATAAAATTCCCAAGCGGAATGAAAGCTTTAATCGAGTATGTACACTCTAAAGGTTTGAAGTTTGGTTTGTACAATTGCGCGGGAACACATACTTGCGCAGGTTATCCGGGAACACGCGGTTATGAGTACCAAGATGCTCGTTTTTATGCCAGTTTAGGAATCGATTTTTTGAAATATGATTGGTGTAATACGGCAGGAATTAATTCTACAGAAGCATATACAACAATGAGCAACGCACTTAAAACCGCTGGAAGACCAATTGTTTTCAGTCTTTGCGAATGGGGTGATACAAAACCTTGGGAGTGGGGAAAACCAATTGGAAACTTGTGGAGAATTTCGGGAGATATTTATCCTTGTTTTGATTGTGAATTCCACCACGAAGAAGGAAATTGGTCATCATGGGGATTCATGAAAATTGCCGAAATGCGTAAAGATATTCGTAAATATTCAGGACCAGATCATTGGAATGATTTTGATATGATGGAAGTAGGCGACGGAATGACCAATACCGAGGACAAAACACATTTTGCGATGTGGTGTATGATGGCTTCTCCTTTGATTGCGGGAAATGATTTCAGAAAAATGTCAAAAGAAACTTTGGCGATTCTAACCAATAAAGAACTAATTACGGTCAATCAGGATAAATTAGGAATCCAGGGATTCAAACTTTCTGCGGAAGACGGACTGGAAGTTTGGGTAAAACCATTAGCTGATGGAAATTGGGCTGTTACTTTCTTAAATAGAACCGACGCTCTTAAAAAAATCAATTTCGACTGGAAAAAAAATTCAATCAAAGATGCCGATTTTGGCTTTGAAGCCGATTTTAATAAAACAATATTTAAAATCAAAGATCTTTGGAAAAACAAAGAAGCGGGAACTACTAAGAAGAATTTTACTGCTGATATAGCTTCTCACGATGTAATTACACTTCGATTAATTCCTTAAAAATGATAGAGATGAACTTTAAATCTAAAATTATTCTGCTTTTGCTGGTACTAAGCAGCAGTATCGCAAGCGCACAATTCGTAAAAAAGCACGGACAGCTAAGCGTAAAAGGAACTCAGCTGGTGGATAAAAACCAAAGCCCAATTGTTTTGAGAGGCGTAAGTTTTGGCTGGCATAGTATGTGGCCAAGATTTTATAATGAAAAAACGGTAGACTGGCTGAAAAAGGATTTCAGCTGCAATATTGTGCGTGCAGCATTGGGAATCGAAATTGGGCAGTATGCTTATATAAAAGAACCTGAATTTTCTAAAGAAAAAATAGATGCGGTTATAAAAGGTGCAATCAAATCCGATATTTATGTGATTGTCGATTGGCACAGTCATAATATTAATTTGAAAGAAGCCAAAGAATATTTTGACGGAATCTCCAGGAAATACGGGAAATATCCAAATGTAATTTATGAGGTCTTTAATGAACCGGACTACGAAACCTGGCCGGAAGTAAAAGCCTATGCCGAAGAAGTAATTAAAGTCATTAGAGCAAACGATCCGGATAATATTATTTTAGTAGGATGCCCAAGGTGGGACCAAGATGTAAATTTACCAGCAGCTGACCCTATAAAAGGCTATGATAATTTAATGTACACCATGCATTTTTATGCTGCAACGCATCAAAAAGAGCTTAGAGATAGAACAGATGAAGCCATAAAAAGTGGTTTGCCTGTTTTTATCTCAGAATCGGCCGGAATGGAAGCTTCTGGTGACGGTCCTATGAATTATACTGCATGGCAGGAATATATTGACTGGATGGAGAGTAAAAAATTAAGCTGGGTAGTTTGGTCAATTTCTGACAAGACAGAAACATGTTCGATGTTAAAAAAATCTGCCAGTTCTGAAGGAAATTGGAAAGATGAAGACCTGAATGAATCTGGTTTGAAAACAAAAGAACTGCTAAGAAAATTTAATAGTAAGAATTAGATTTAAAAAAACATAAAAACCAACTTTTCAACGAGTTGGTTTTTTTTTGTGTTCCAAAAAGAACTATATTGCGCCTCTTTTTTGGCAGCATTGGACGCATCTACATTGATAGTAACTATATGAAATTAACATTAAAATTAACGACTTACTTTAAATTGGTACTGTTAATCATTAGTATTTGTTCGCTTTTTATATTGTTATTTCTTTCCCTTTATTTATATACAGTACAGCAGGAAAATGATGTTTTCAAAGCTAATTCAAATCAATATAAAACAGAGATAAACCGATTATTTGATTTTAATTCGAAAACCCAGATAGTTACCATAAATGATCTTACTTATTGGGATGCTTTAGTCAATTTTACAAAATCGAAAGACACACTTTGGTTTAAAAAATATATTGCAAATGAATTTCCTACTTATGAGGTAGATTATATTTCGATTTATGGTCTCGATAAAAAGTTTATTACAAGCATTGCAAAGCCTGATTTTAAATCCAAAGATTTTATAGCAAAACAGGCTATGAGAGTTTTGTATAAAACCAAGTTTTCCAGATTTTACATGAGAGTTCCTGAGGGTATAGTCGAGGTGCTTGGAGGAACAATTCATGCTTCAAATGATCCTAGAAAAATTAAAACGAAACCAGCCGGATATATGTTCATGGCTCGGTTATTAGATAAGGAATATTTTAAAAATTTAGAAGATATCTGCAGTTCTAATGTCCGGCTCTTAAATAATGAAGATGTCAGTCTTATTGGAGATAAAAAAATGACATCATTAATACAGCTTAAAGATCATAAAAATTATACAGTTGGGAAATTATTGTTTGAGAGATCTTCTTATCTTAATTTTGAAAGAACCAAAGAACTGCTGCTGATTATTGTCATTACTACATTGATAGGACTTATAGCCGCGGTTTATTATTCCAGAAAATGGGTTTACAGACCATTGCGTTTAGTAACAAATATTTTAGAGACCGACAGAGAGATTTCAATTAGTCTGTTAAAAAGGGAGCCAGGGGAATTTGGACATATCGGAAATTTGTTTGAAGATCATAGAAAGAATCGGTTTCAATTGGAAAAATCCAAACAGAAAGCTGAAGAAAGTGATAAACTAAAGTCGACTTTCCTTGCTAATTTATCTCATGAAATTAGAACACCGATGAATGCTATTATCGGGTTTTCAGATTTGCTTTTAAATGAAAATTTAAGCGAAGATCTGAAAATGAAATATTTGAAAATCATCAATAGCAGCGGCAAAAGTTTGGTGTCTATTATTGAAGATTTAATTGAAATGTCAAAGATTGATGCCAAACTGATAATGCCCAATTATAAAGGGCTGGATATTGAAAAATGCATTAAGGAACTGTATAATACACTAAAAGTGACAATACCTGAGGATAAAAGCATTAATTTTTATATTAGCGAAAGCACTGAGAAATTAGAAAATAATATTTTAACGGATGAAGTAAAGCTGAAGCAGATAATTGTTAACCTGCTTACAAATGCAATAAAATTTACAGACAGCGGACATGTTGCCTTTGGTTATTCGATAGATAAAGAGGAACAGCTGATAGAGTTTAGGGTTGAAGATACAGGTATTGGAATCAGTAAAAATGATCTGAAAGTTGTTTTTGACCGTTTTCGAAGAGTTGAAGATGATTATTCAATATCACTTAGCGGATTAGGATTAGGCTTATCTATTTCCAAGGCTTATGTTGAAATGCTTGGCGGTGAAATTCATGTTGAATCAGTTTATGGAGGAGGTTCTGTTTTTAAATTTACAATTCCATTGATTTACGAAGAATATATTGAGGAAAATAAAGATCCCGATGAAGAATGCCTGAATAAAAACTCTGATTCTAAAAATATTTTAGTAGCTGAAGATGATAATATCAATTTTTTGTTGTTAAAAACAATATTGGAATTAAAAAAACACTCTGTTATAAGAGCAAGAAACGGTCAGGAAGTAGTAGATATCAGTAGATCAAATCCGGCGATAGATTTGATTTTTATGGATATTAAAATGCCGGTTTTAGATGGTTATGAGGCTTTTGAAATAATTAAAAAAGAGAATCCAGATCTGATTGTAATTGCTCAGACAGCTCATTCTTCATCAGAAGTGAAAGAAAGAATAATGAAAGCCGGTTTTTCAGCTTATATTACTAAACCTTTAGATAAAGAAAAAATCTATGAAATAATTACCAAGGTGTTTCAAAACAATTCAGCTAATTAGATTTATTTTATTCAAAAAAAAATGAGGACTTTCGATTAGGAGTCCTCATTTTTTTTCGTTTTACTAAGTGAGGTTATAAAACAGTAAGATCATAGCTGTAAAGGTAATCTTCTCTTACAAAACCCATTTTATGATATAATTTTTGGGCTGCATTATTATTTTTGGCGGTTCTCAGACGAATTGTAGGAGAGCCCAGCTCTTTAGCAAATGCTTCAGTTTGTGTAATTAATTGTTCGCCTATTCCTTTTTTTCGTGCTGATGGATCTACAAAAAGATCGTTTAAGATTAGTATTCTATTGAGTGCCAATGAAGAAAAAGTGATGTAAATGAGTGCAAAACCAATAATTTTATCAGGATATGCATCATCATAAGCTACAAAAATTACGGCTTCATTATTTTCTAATCTTTCTTTTAGATAGGCATAATGTTTTTCATAATTGGATGGGTTTTTATAAAAAACTACATATTGGTCAAACAGATTTGTTAATTGATCCAAGTCTTGAATGTTAGCTTTTCGTATCATAATTGTGCTGGTTGTGTTAGTTAGAAAACTAAATGTACAAAAATAATAATCATGTATTTCAATAATATTTCAGATTTAATTGGTTTAACGCTGTTTTCTTACTCAAAAAGCAAAAAAAAATAGCATTATTTCAGTTTAATGTTACGGTATTCGCTTTTAAAAGTTTCTGACACGAATTACACTAATCTGCACGAATTAAGATTGCTGTTTAATTACACAAAATCTTCGAAACTGTAAAAAGTTGTAAAATTTGATTTCAATTTTGATAAGAATTAGTGTTAATTGGTGAAATTCGTGTTTATCTTTTTTTAAATGCGAATGCCGTGGTTTAATGTGCATTGTAATTTATATTTCAAATTTAGGGGCTGTTATTTGAAGAAGTATATTTTTTCAGAGGATTATCATACCTTTATTATTAGATTTTCAGCACTGCTGTTTTTTAAACTTTATAAACTTTTAAAATGATATTCAAATCCATAAATCCATTCACACAAGCAGAACTAGAAGAACATGAAGTCTTGACTAATGCTCAATTGGCGGATAAATTAAAGATATCTGAATCGGCATTCAAGTATTGGCGCACTACTACTTTTCAGGAAAGAGCCGACAAAATGAGAAATCTGGCAGTTATATTGCGCACTAACAAAGAGGAATTAGGTTTGCTTATTACTAATGAAATGGGCAAAATTCTTTCTGAAGGAATTTCAGAGGTTGAAAAATCAGCTGCAAATTGTGATTTTTATGCTGAAAATGCCGAAAAAATGCTTAAGGATGAATATTATGACACTCCTTTTAAAAGTATGTCTGTTTATGATCCTCAGGGGGCAGTATTTGCGATTATGCCTTGGAATTATCCTTTTTGGCAGGTATTGCGTTATGCAGCACCGGCAATTATGGCAGGTAATGTTACGCTTTTAAAACATGCTCCAAATGTTATTGGATGCGCCAAAGCTATTGAAAAAGCTTTTTTGGAAGCTGGTTTTCCTGAAGGAGTTTTTCAGCAGATAATTATAGATATTTCTCAAGCAGAAAGTGTTATTGCAGCTGATATTGTTCAGGGAATTACTTTGACTGGAAGTGAAGCAGCAGGATCTTCGGTGGCAGCGCTGGCAGGAAAGCATATCAAAAAAACAGTGATGGAATTAGGAGGTTCCGATGCTTTTATTGTTTTGGATGATGCTGATTTAGAAAAAGCTGCTGCTGTTGCTGTACAGTCAAGAATGCTAAATGCAGGTCAGGCGTGTATCTGTGCAAAGCGTTTTATCGTTACAGAAAAAGCCGCCGATGAGTTTGCTTTTCTTTTTGCCGAAAAAATAAGAAAACTGCAGCAGGGAAATCCGTTGCAAAGCGGTATTGATATGGGGCCTTTGGCAAGAATTGACTTAGCAGAAAAATTAAGCAGTCAGTTGGAACATGCTTTACGCCAAGGTGCTCAATTGGTAGTTGGAGGAGAAAGGGATCAATGCAATTTTCAGCCTGCACTGATTGATTTTGTTGACTCTGGTAATATTGCTTTTCAGGAAGAAACCTTTGGACCGTTGGCAGTTCTCGTTAGAGCAAAAAATGAAGACGAGGCTGTCGCAATTGCAAATAATCATAAATATGGTTTGGCTTCGGCCATTTGGACAGAAGACAGAGAACGGGCTTATATTTTAGCCAGAAAAATTGAAGCAGGAAATGTTTTTGTAAATTCTTTGGTGCGTTCAGATTCCAGAATTCCTTTTGGAGGAACAAAAAAATCGGGTTATGGGAGAGAATTATCCAGTGTTGGTATCAAAGAATTTATGAATATGAAATCAGTTATTATTGAGTAATTATAATCTTAGCTGAAGTTGTTTTTGCGAATGATTTCAATTTTATTGGCCTCAAATAGAGTTTAAAACTATGCACTTTCAGTGCATCTCGCTTTAGTTTCTAAAAAAGTTTTTGCCACAGATTCACAGATTTTAAAATCATTTTTTATCTATGAATCTGTGGCAAAATTTCATCAATTTTCGCAATCCAACCTTGCACTTTCAGTCTGCCTAACCCAATCTATGGACTTTCAGTCAATAGTGGTTTAGTTAACGGAATCCTTAAGCACATTTAATAATGGGTTTAAGGATTTGAACAGTAAGAATGCTGTTTTGATTTTGACCTAAGAAGTGATGCTGTTTTACGGCTTAATTTTTAATTTTTCAACATCATCCCCTATTTTTTAGGGGGTGATGTTTTTTAATTTTAATTTTTTAATTTAAAAATAGAATTTTTAAGTATTGATAAGTATAATTACGTATTGTTTTTATGGGTATTATTTAAAAATGTGATTATTGAATTTTTAAAATAAAAGCAAAAAAAACATAATTTGATCATATTTATGCTATGATTTTTGGATATTAATAATTCTTTTCAGAAACGGTTAAAAAAATTTTCATGTTAACGAAAAGTTAATAATTTCGCTTCAAAGAAAGAAAAAAAATAACAAAATCTGACTAGGAAGTCGTTATTCAAATTAGTAACTAAAAAACAAATTAAACATGAAAAAATTATTAGCAATTTTAGTTTTAGCCTTAACAACGAGTATTTCATTTGCACAAGATGCACCAGAAACGACACCATTGGAGATTACAGGTTCTGGAGATTTATATTACAAGTACGATTTTGCAAAAGTTCCAAATATTGGAACGAGTTTTGGAACAGATCAGAATTCTGTTTCTTTGGGGATGCTGGATATTGCATTTAAGAAAAGCATAAAAAAAGTGTCTTTTGTTGGTGAGGTTTCTTTTGGGCCAAGAGGACAGTATCAGTCAATTCCAAATGGTGATGGAACAGATGTAAATTCATTCCACATTCAAAATCTGTATGCCAGCTATGCGGTTTCAGATAAATTTAGTTTTACAGCTGGTTATATGGGAACATATATAGGATATGAGGTAATTTCTCCTGTAGGTAATTTTAACTATTCTACTTCTTATTTGTTTACCAATGGACCATTCCAAAATGCAGGTGTTAAAGCAAATTATAAAATATCTGATAAATTTGGTGCAATGTTAGGAGTGTTTAATGATACATGGAATTCATACAAAGCGGATCCAGTGAAAGGATTAAATGCTGTGGGAGGTCAATTGTCTTTTGCAACTGAAGGAGTTAGTGCGTATCTTAATTTTATGGATGGTTCTGTAAGCGGTACTATTGTAGATTTGACTGCAACCTTCCAGCTTAGTAAAAAATTCAAATTAGGTTTGAATGCTGCTGATTTTTCAAATGGAGATAAAGTAGGTTATACAGGAGCGGCAATATACCCTTCTTATGCTTTTACTGATGCTTTTTCATTAGGATTACGTGCTGAATATTTTAAAGCAAAAGAAGAGGCTGTTGCTTTATATGGAATTGGTGCTGATCAATCAGTAACGGCTTTTACATTATCAGGTAACTATAAAGTAAGCGGATTGACTATTATTCCTGAGTTTAGATTAGATAGTAATTCGGATGATTATTTTA of Flavobacterium marginilacus contains these proteins:
- a CDS encoding glycoside hydrolase family 27 protein, coding for MKKSLLCLLLNCIAIQGFSQGNVYKQGTGKFEGLAMTPPMGWNSWNTFETNIDEKLIKETADIMVSTGMAAAGYNYIVLDDGWMTKERDKDGNLVPDPIKFPSGMKALIEYVHSKGLKFGLYNCAGTHTCAGYPGTRGYEYQDARFYASLGIDFLKYDWCNTAGINSTEAYTTMSNALKTAGRPIVFSLCEWGDTKPWEWGKPIGNLWRISGDIYPCFDCEFHHEEGNWSSWGFMKIAEMRKDIRKYSGPDHWNDFDMMEVGDGMTNTEDKTHFAMWCMMASPLIAGNDFRKMSKETLAILTNKELITVNQDKLGIQGFKLSAEDGLEVWVKPLADGNWAVTFLNRTDALKKINFDWKKNSIKDADFGFEADFNKTIFKIKDLWKNKEAGTTKKNFTADIASHDVITLRLIP
- a CDS encoding glycoside hydrolase family 5 protein; this translates as MNFKSKIILLLLVLSSSIASAQFVKKHGQLSVKGTQLVDKNQSPIVLRGVSFGWHSMWPRFYNEKTVDWLKKDFSCNIVRAALGIEIGQYAYIKEPEFSKEKIDAVIKGAIKSDIYVIVDWHSHNINLKEAKEYFDGISRKYGKYPNVIYEVFNEPDYETWPEVKAYAEEVIKVIRANDPDNIILVGCPRWDQDVNLPAADPIKGYDNLMYTMHFYAATHQKELRDRTDEAIKSGLPVFISESAGMEASGDGPMNYTAWQEYIDWMESKKLSWVVWSISDKTETCSMLKKSASSEGNWKDEDLNESGLKTKELLRKFNSKN
- a CDS encoding ATP-binding protein yields the protein MKLTLKLTTYFKLVLLIISICSLFILLFLSLYLYTVQQENDVFKANSNQYKTEINRLFDFNSKTQIVTINDLTYWDALVNFTKSKDTLWFKKYIANEFPTYEVDYISIYGLDKKFITSIAKPDFKSKDFIAKQAMRVLYKTKFSRFYMRVPEGIVEVLGGTIHASNDPRKIKTKPAGYMFMARLLDKEYFKNLEDICSSNVRLLNNEDVSLIGDKKMTSLIQLKDHKNYTVGKLLFERSSYLNFERTKELLLIIVITTLIGLIAAVYYSRKWVYRPLRLVTNILETDREISISLLKREPGEFGHIGNLFEDHRKNRFQLEKSKQKAEESDKLKSTFLANLSHEIRTPMNAIIGFSDLLLNENLSEDLKMKYLKIINSSGKSLVSIIEDLIEMSKIDAKLIMPNYKGLDIEKCIKELYNTLKVTIPEDKSINFYISESTEKLENNILTDEVKLKQIIVNLLTNAIKFTDSGHVAFGYSIDKEEQLIEFRVEDTGIGISKNDLKVVFDRFRRVEDDYSISLSGLGLGLSISKAYVEMLGGEIHVESVYGGGSVFKFTIPLIYEEYIEENKDPDEECLNKNSDSKNILVAEDDNINFLLLKTILELKKHSVIRARNGQEVVDISRSNPAIDLIFMDIKMPVLDGYEAFEIIKKENPDLIVIAQTAHSSSEVKERIMKAGFSAYITKPLDKEKIYEIITKVFQNNSAN
- a CDS encoding GNAT family N-acetyltransferase; protein product: MIRKANIQDLDQLTNLFDQYVVFYKNPSNYEKHYAYLKERLENNEAVIFVAYDDAYPDKIIGFALIYITFSSLALNRILILNDLFVDPSARKKGIGEQLITQTEAFAKELGSPTIRLRTAKNNNAAQKLYHKMGFVREDYLYSYDLTVL
- a CDS encoding NAD-dependent succinate-semialdehyde dehydrogenase produces the protein MIFKSINPFTQAELEEHEVLTNAQLADKLKISESAFKYWRTTTFQERADKMRNLAVILRTNKEELGLLITNEMGKILSEGISEVEKSAANCDFYAENAEKMLKDEYYDTPFKSMSVYDPQGAVFAIMPWNYPFWQVLRYAAPAIMAGNVTLLKHAPNVIGCAKAIEKAFLEAGFPEGVFQQIIIDISQAESVIAADIVQGITLTGSEAAGSSVAALAGKHIKKTVMELGGSDAFIVLDDADLEKAAAVAVQSRMLNAGQACICAKRFIVTEKAADEFAFLFAEKIRKLQQGNPLQSGIDMGPLARIDLAEKLSSQLEHALRQGAQLVVGGERDQCNFQPALIDFVDSGNIAFQEETFGPLAVLVRAKNEDEAVAIANNHKYGLASAIWTEDRERAYILARKIEAGNVFVNSLVRSDSRIPFGGTKKSGYGRELSSVGIKEFMNMKSVIIE
- a CDS encoding outer membrane beta-barrel protein; amino-acid sequence: MKKLLAILVLALTTSISFAQDAPETTPLEITGSGDLYYKYDFAKVPNIGTSFGTDQNSVSLGMLDIAFKKSIKKVSFVGEVSFGPRGQYQSIPNGDGTDVNSFHIQNLYASYAVSDKFSFTAGYMGTYIGYEVISPVGNFNYSTSYLFTNGPFQNAGVKANYKISDKFGAMLGVFNDTWNSYKADPVKGLNAVGGQLSFATEGVSAYLNFMDGSVSGTIVDLTATFQLSKKFKLGLNAADFSNGDKVGYTGAAIYPSYAFTDAFSLGLRAEYFKAKEEAVALYGIGADQSVTAFTLSGNYKVSGLTIIPEFRLDSNSDDYFKDSDLAPTSSASQFLLAVVYGF